The window CGCCTTCCTGGAGGGCTCCGCCCAAGCCCCTCCCGTCTGTGGTGTCTTCCATCAGGAGAGCTATGTTCTTTGGTTTATCGGCAGTGGGGATTGTATCGAGTACCTTAAAAGGCACTTCAGCGCCTTCAACCACTGAAAAGAAATACAGGGTAGACCATTTGAACTTCTGTGGTCGCCATAGTTCGGGAAAGAGAGTCGTCACGTGGTAGTATTTTTTTAGTTTATCAGCGGCAACACAGGTGGGCAAAGACAAATTTGTTGTAAACGTTGAAAGCAGTAAATCAACTTTGTCAACCTTAACCAGCCTTTCCAGGGCTGCTGCTGCTTTGCCAGGATCGCTTTCAGCATCGGCAACAACGAGTCTTACGGGAAGTTTCTTTTTGAACTGCTTGACAAAGACTCCCCCCTTGGCGTTGATATCCTTTATTGCCTGCTCATAAGCCCATTTCTGCTCGCTCGCCTCCATTGACAAAATACCGGTCATGGGCAGTGGCGTGCCTACGACGATTTCCTTCTTGTCCGCTGCCTGAACGACGGTAGACAAAAATAAGAAGGCTGTCGCCAGTAGTAAAAAAAGTCCGATATACCATGTACTCCTTAACTTCACCATGTTCAAATCCTCCTTTTTTATTTTGTTGTACTGAATGAGTCTTAATCACCCTCCTTTTTATTTAGTTTCCGTTCACTAAAACACTGCACGTTATGAAGCCTTTTTTATCCTTTGGAACATCCTGCCCGGCTTGAGGCCAATCAATCCTTTAGGCAGGAACATAATCGAAAAAATGATAAGCAGTCCTGAGAATATGGGGTGAATTTCGGGCAAAGCATACTTGGCGATTTCGAAGACAACAGTGAGAAAAAGTGCCCCTATGACAGGGCCGGATAGGGTGCCGGCGCCGCCGAGAACGCACATGAGAACAGGATAGAGAGTCCAGTTTAGGCTGTAGAACCCTTGTGGCTCCACATGGAAAATATAGTAGGCCTGGAGCGCTCCGCATAGTCCAGCGAGAAAAGCCGCTATTGCGAAGGCTAAGACCTTAAACTTCAGTATGTTGATACCACTCGCAGCGGCAGCAGTCTCATCATCCCTCACAGCCACAAGTGCCAGTCCTATATTGGATTTGGTCATATAGTAAGTGATGCCGAGG is drawn from Pseudomonadota bacterium and contains these coding sequences:
- a CDS encoding amino acid ABC transporter substrate-binding protein — translated: MVKLRSTWYIGLFLLLATAFLFLSTVVQAADKKEIVVGTPLPMTGILSMEASEQKWAYEQAIKDINAKGGVFVKQFKKKLPVRLVVADAESDPGKAAAALERLVKVDKVDLLLSTFTTNLSLPTCVAADKLKKYYHVTTLFPELWRPQKFKWSTLYFFSVVEGAEVPFKVLDTIPTADKPKNIALLMEDTTDGRGLGGALQEGAKKYKYEIALAENMAVGAKDYSSQILKLKSKGIDAVIMFSASQDAITFVRQMKEAGLNLKYFHGYKGTWTSDFANALGKDAQYVLADGFWSEDFPYPGAKELGERYFKQFKKRSVSIGLYYAICQTLWTSIENAGTLDGAKIRQVLTTQFKGTTMGDIKYNPDGTAIFDLGAFQWSDGQLKTVYPFNMSKGYKVKVALPWDKR